The window AGTAGCCGTGTGGAGGGAGGGAGAAGAGATGAAGTGGGAGAGAGGAGGAAGGGCGGTTACTGGCGTAAGAGCGGCAGGAGCCATCTTTCACTAGTGCATCCTTGCTGCTGGGCGAGGCGAGCGACCAGGAAAGCTACGAGACCGGTAGAGGCGATGAGTATTTGCCAATTCAACGGTCCCCTGAATCACCACGGCGGAGATAAGGCTTTGTGGGGCCACGTCGAATGGGATTCTTAAGCGAGGTGCAATAACAATTTTTAAGACacgcaacatgattattattatattaatttgaACGCCCCAAACAATAAACTATACTTGAATCATCCAACACTCAATCTCTGTTCATCAGTAATCCCTTTCCTCCCATCATCGACCAACACGAGATGAGAGCACGaattcttcctttcttcctcaatCAACCATCATCCTTATCTTCTCGTTCATCTCCCTCTATATATATACACGATACAAGTTATCCTCTCCCTCAATTCTCATGGCTTCCTCcacccttcttctccttttccttctcctcttAGATTTCCTATACCCATCCGAATGTGCTGCATCGAGAAAGCTCACATCCGTCTACCATCCACCTGCCACCGTCCTCACTTTCCACAATGGGACCCTCCTCGATGGTCCGATCCCCGTCTCCATCCTTTGGTATGGTCACTTTTCTTCCTCCCAACGTGCCATCGTCGCTGACTTCCTCCTCTCCATCACTCCCCCGCACCGCCCCACCACCTTCCCTGCCGCAGCCCACACTGTCTCCCGCTGGTGGCGCACCGTCGACCTCTACCTCCAGAAGGCCGGGAGACGACGAGCCCGCGTCCTCCTTGCCAATCAGGTCCTCGACGAAGCCTGCTCCCTCGGCCGGCGGCTGAGCCGGCGCCAGCTCACCGACCTCGCTCGCGGCCTGGGCGTCATGCCGGGCGGCGTCACTCTCGTGTTCACGGCGGCGGACGTGGCAGTCGACGGATTCTGCTCCTCCGCGTGCGGCCTACATGGCTCGATCGGCCAGGAGCCGAACCGATCCGCCTACATATGGGTTGGGGATTCCGCAGCCCAGTGTCCGGGTCAATGTGCCTGGCCATTCCACGAGCCTATTTACGGCCCTACCGGCCCGGTCCTCCGTGCACCCAATCTAGACGTTGGGTTGGACGGCATGGTCATCAACTTGGCCACCCTGCTCGTTGGCGCCGTCACCAACCCATACGGCGGTGGCTACTTCGAGGGCCAACCCACAATGCCGATCGAGGTCGGGGCCGCCTGTGCAGGTGTGTACGGCCAGGGAGCGTACCCTGGTTATGCCG is drawn from Zingiber officinale cultivar Zhangliang chromosome 1B, Zo_v1.1, whole genome shotgun sequence and contains these coding sequences:
- the LOC121980692 gene encoding protein PHOSPHATE-INDUCED 1 homolog gives rise to the protein MASSTLLLLFLLLLDFLYPSECAASRKLTSVYHPPATVLTFHNGTLLDGPIPVSILWYGHFSSSQRAIVADFLLSITPPHRPTTFPAAAHTVSRWWRTVDLYLQKAGRRRARVLLANQVLDEACSLGRRLSRRQLTDLARGLGVMPGGVTLVFTAADVAVDGFCSSACGLHGSIGQEPNRSAYIWVGDSAAQCPGQCAWPFHEPIYGPTGPVLRAPNLDVGLDGMVINLATLLVGAVTNPYGGGYFEGQPTMPIEVGAACAGVYGQGAYPGYAGKLRMDMKTRGSYNVEGEKGRKYLVPALLNPISHACSVTA